Proteins encoded within one genomic window of Gallus gallus isolate bGalGal1 chromosome 1, bGalGal1.mat.broiler.GRCg7b, whole genome shotgun sequence:
- the HMOX1 gene encoding heme oxygenase 1 isoform X1, with product MRQRGASIRRTVGCNIGGAGCHLTGSHRGKPHLSLVTASLYFIYSALEEEIERNKDNPVYAPVYFPMELHRKAALEKDLEYFYGSNWRAEIPCPEATQKYVERLHAVGKKHPELLVAHAYTRYLGDLSGGQVLKKIAQKALQLPSTGEGLAFFTFDGVSNATKFKQLYRSRMNALEMDHATKKRVLEEAKKAFLLNIQVFEALQKLVSKSQENGHAVQPKAELRTRSVNKSHENGPAAGKESERTSRMQADMLTTSPLVRWLLALGFIATTVAVGLFAM from the exons ATGAGGCAAAGGGGTGCCTCCATTCGCAGGACAGTGGGTTGCAACATCGGCGGGGCGGGCTGTCATCTCACAGGGTCCCATAGAGGGAAGCCACATCTGTCT CTGGTCACGGCGTCCCTGTACTTCATCTACTCTGCTCTGGAGGAAGAGATCGAACGTAACAAGGACAACCCTGTCTATGCTCCTGTTTATTTTCCGATGGAGCTGCACCGGAAAGCTGCCCTGGAGAAAGACTTGGAGTACTTCTATGGCAGCAACTGGAGGGCAGAGATCCCATGTCCTGAGGCTACTCAGAAATACGTTGAGAGGCTCCACGCCGTTGGCAAGAAGCATCCAGAGCTGTTGGTGGCCCATGCCTACACCCGCTATTTGGGAGACCTGTCTGGGGGGCAGGTGCTGAAGAAAATCGCCCAAAAGGCCCTCCAGCTGCCCAGCACTGGAGAAGGGTTGGCTTTCTTCACCTTCGATGGAGTCTCCAACGCCACCAAGTTCAAACAGCTCTATCGGTCCCGAATGAATGCCCTTGAGATGGATCATGCTACTAAGAAAAGAGTCTTGGAGGAAGCCAAGAAAGCATTCCTGCTAAATATACAG GTATTTGAGGCGCTGCAGAAGCTGGTGTCCAAGAGCCAGGAGAACGGTCATGCTGTACAGCCAAAGGCAGAGCTTCGCACAAGGAGTGTTAACAAATCGCATGAAAACG gtccagcagctgggaaggagagtGAGAGGACAAGCAGGATGCAGGCAGACATGCTGACCACCTCTCCCCTGGTGCGGTGGCTCCTGGCGCTCGGCTTCATCGCCACCACAGTCGCCGTGGGCTTATTTGCCATGTGA
- the HMOX1 gene encoding heme oxygenase 1, with amino-acid sequence METSQPHNAESMSQDLSELLKEATKEVHEQAENTPFMKNFQKGQVSLHEFKLVTASLYFIYSALEEEIERNKDNPVYAPVYFPMELHRKAALEKDLEYFYGSNWRAEIPCPEATQKYVERLHAVGKKHPELLVAHAYTRYLGDLSGGQVLKKIAQKALQLPSTGEGLAFFTFDGVSNATKFKQLYRSRMNALEMDHATKKRVLEEAKKAFLLNIQVFEALQKLVSKSQENGHAVQPKAELRTRSVNKSHENGPAAGKESERTSRMQADMLTTSPLVRWLLALGFIATTVAVGLFAM; translated from the exons ATGGAAACTTCGCAGCCACACAACGCTGAAAG CATGTCCCAGGACCTGTCGGAACTCCTGAAGGAAGCCACCAAGGAAGTGCACGAGCAGGCGGAGAACACACCCTTCATGAAGAACTTCCAGAAGGGACAGGTGTCCCTCCACGAGTTCAAG CTGGTCACGGCGTCCCTGTACTTCATCTACTCTGCTCTGGAGGAAGAGATCGAACGTAACAAGGACAACCCTGTCTATGCTCCTGTTTATTTTCCGATGGAGCTGCACCGGAAAGCTGCCCTGGAGAAAGACTTGGAGTACTTCTATGGCAGCAACTGGAGGGCAGAGATCCCATGTCCTGAGGCTACTCAGAAATACGTTGAGAGGCTCCACGCCGTTGGCAAGAAGCATCCAGAGCTGTTGGTGGCCCATGCCTACACCCGCTATTTGGGAGACCTGTCTGGGGGGCAGGTGCTGAAGAAAATCGCCCAAAAGGCCCTCCAGCTGCCCAGCACTGGAGAAGGGTTGGCTTTCTTCACCTTCGATGGAGTCTCCAACGCCACCAAGTTCAAACAGCTCTATCGGTCCCGAATGAATGCCCTTGAGATGGATCATGCTACTAAGAAAAGAGTCTTGGAGGAAGCCAAGAAAGCATTCCTGCTAAATATACAG GTATTTGAGGCGCTGCAGAAGCTGGTGTCCAAGAGCCAGGAGAACGGTCATGCTGTACAGCCAAAGGCAGAGCTTCGCACAAGGAGTGTTAACAAATCGCATGAAAACG gtccagcagctgggaaggagagtGAGAGGACAAGCAGGATGCAGGCAGACATGCTGACCACCTCTCCCCTGGTGCGGTGGCTCCTGGCGCTCGGCTTCATCGCCACCACAGTCGCCGTGGGCTTATTTGCCATGTGA
- the MCM5 gene encoding DNA replication licensing factor MCM5 codes for MSGFDEPGIYYSDSFGVDTSADEGQVRKSQLQRRFKEFLRQYRVGTDRTGFTFKYRDELKRHYNLGQYWVEVEMEDLASFDEDLADYLYKQPTEHLQLLEEAAKEVADEVTRPRPAGEEALQDVQVMLRSDANAANIRSLKSDQMSHLVKIPGIVIAATPVRAKATKIAIQCRSCRNTINNIAVRPGLEGYALPRKCNTEQAGRPRCPLDPYFIMPDKCKCVDFQILKLQESPDAVPHGEMPRHLQLYCDRYLCDRVVPGNRVTIMGIYSIKKSAQSKNKSRDNVGVGIRSAYIRVVGIQVDVEGSGHSFAGAVTPQEEEELRRLTAMPNIYEVVAKSIAPSIYGSTDIKKAIACLLFGGSRKRLPDGLTRRGDINLLMLGDPGTAKSQLLKFVEKCSPIGVYTSGKGSSAAGLTASVIRDPSSRSFFMEGGAMVLADGGVVCIDEFDKMREDDRVAIHEAMEQQTISIAKAGITTTLNSRCSVLAAANSVFGRWDETKGEDNIDFMPTILSRFDMIFIVKDEHNEERDMTLAKHVMSLHVSALTQTQAVEGEIELNKLKKLISFCRTKCGPRLSVAAAEKLKNRYILMRSGSRQHEQESDRRSSIPITVRQLEAIVRIAESLSKMKLQPFATEADVEEALRLFQVSTLDAAMSGSLSGAEGFTTQEDQEMLSRIEKQLKRRFAIGSQVSEHSIVQDFIRQKYPEHAIYKVLQLMMRRGEIQHRMQRKVLYRIK; via the exons ATGTCGGGCTTCGACGAGCCCGGTATTTACTACAGCGACAGCTTTGGGGTGGACACATCGGCGGATGAGGGACAAGTACGGAAATCGCAACTGCAGCGACGCTTTAAAGAATTCCTGCGGCAGTATCGCGTGGGGACGGACCGGACTGGCTTCACCTTCAAATACAG ggaTGAGCTCAAGCGGCACTACAACCTGGGCCAGTACTGGGTGGAGGTGGAGATGGAGGACCTGGCCAGCTTTGATGAGGATCTGGCCGACTATCTGTACAAGCAGCCCACTGAGCACCTGCAGCTG CTGGAAGAAGCAGCGAAGGAGGTGGCGGATGAGGTCACTCGTCCTCGTCCTGCTGGGGAAGAAGCTCTCCAGGACGTACAGGTCATGCTCAGGTCCGATGCTAACGCGGCCAACATCCGCAGCCTGAAG TCCGACCAGATGTCCCACCTCGTGAAGATCCCTGGCATTGTCATTGCGGCGACCCCCGTGAGAGCCAAAGCCACCAAAATCGCCATCCAGTGCCGCAGCTGTCGCAACACCATCAACAACATCGCCGTGCGCCCGGGTCTGGAGGGCTACGCTCTGCCCAGGAAATGCAACAC AGAACAGGCTGGCCGCCCCAGGTGCCCACTGGATCCCTATTTCATCATGCCAGACAAATGCAAGTGTGTCGACTTCCAGATCCTGAAGCTGCAGGAGTCCCCTGACGCTGTGCCACATGGGGAGATGCCCCGGCACCTACAGCTGTACTGTGACAG GTACTTGTGTGACAGAGTTGTCCCAGGGAACAGAGTCACCATCATGGGCATCTACTCCATCAAGAAGTCTGCCCAGAGCAAGAACAAAAGCCGGGACAACGTGGGCGTGGGCATCCGAAGCGCTTACATCCGTGTGGTGGGCATCCAGGTGGATGTGGAGGGCTCAG GACACAGCTTTGCTGGTGCAGTGACCCctcaggaagaggaggaactTCGCCGCCTCACTGCCATGCCCAACATCTACGAGGTGGTTGCCAAGAGCATCGCGCCTTCCATCTATGGCAGCACCGACATCAAGAAGGCCATTGCTTGCCTCTTGTTTGGAGGCTCTCGCAAGAG GCTCCCAGATGGGCTGACCCGCAGAGGAGACATCAACTTATTGATGCTGGGTGACCCTGGGACGGCCAAATCCCAGCTGCTGAAGTTTGTAGAGAAGTGTTCGCCCATCGGG GTATACACCTcagggaaaggcagcagtgctgctggcttgACAGCCTCAGTCATCCGTGACCCTTCCTCAAGGAGCTTCTTCATGGAGGGAGGAGCCATGGTGCTGGCGGATGGGGGAGTGGTGTGCATCGATGAGTTCGACAAG ATGCGGGAGGACGACCGTGTGGCCATCCACGAGGCCATGGAGCAGCAGACCATCTCCATTGCGAAG GCAGGAATCACAACCACGCTGAACTCCCGCTGCTCAGTGCTCGCAGCTGCCAACTCTGTCTTCGGACGCTGGGATGAGACCAAGGGAGAGGACAATATTGATTTTATGCCTACCATCCTGTCTCGGTTTGACATGATCTTCATTGTCAAGGATGAGCACAACGAGGAACGAGACATG ACGTTGGCCAAGCACGTGATGTCCCTGCATGTGAGTGCCCTGACGCAGACGCAGGCTGTGGAAGGTGAAATCGAGCTGAACAAGCTGAAGAAGCTCATCTCCTTCTGCCGGAC GAAGTGCGGCCCTCGGCTGTctgtagcagcagcagagaagctgaagaacCGCTACATCCTGATGCGGAGTGGCAGTCGGCAGCATGAGCAGGAGAGCGACCGCCGCTCCAGCATCCCCATCACTGTCAG GCAACTGGAGGCCATTGTGCGCATCGCCGAGTCCCTCAGCAAGATGAAGCTGCAGCCCTTTGCCACTGAGGCTGATGTTGAGGAGGCCTTGAGGCTCTTCCAGGTGTCCACGCTCGATGCGGCCATGTCAGGCAGCCTGTCAG GGGCAGAAGGCTTCACGACGCAGGAGGACCAAGAGATGCTGTCCCGTATTGAGAAGCAGCTCAAGCGCCGCTTTGCCATCGGCTCACAGGTGTCGGAGCACAGCATCGTGCAGGACTTCATACGGCAG aaataccctgAGCATGCCATCTACAAGGTGCTGCAGCTGATGATGCGCCGGGGGGAGATCCAGCACCGCATGCAACGCAAAGTCCTCTACCGCATCAAGTAA